In the Candidatus Delongbacteria bacterium genome, GGGGAGGGCATGCACGGCGTTTGCGCCGCCCGGAGTGGTGTGCGTGGATGCCCGGGCCGGGAGGAGTCGTCCGCAGGGGCGACGGCGGCGTGGGCCGCATGAGTTCAGACATCAGGTAGGAGTGATCCAATGGCCAAGGCAAAATTCGAGCGGACCAAGCCCCACGTGAACGTCGGGACGATTGGTCACGTGGACCACGGCAAGACGACGCTGACGGCGGCGATCACGCAGGCCCTTGCGA is a window encoding:
- a CDS encoding GTP-binding protein, producing the protein MAKAKFERTKPHVNVGTIGHVDHGKTTLTAAITQALA